In the genome of Triplophysa dalaica isolate WHDGS20190420 chromosome 17, ASM1584641v1, whole genome shotgun sequence, the window GAAGGCCATGGGAGAGGGCTTTTTCTGCTCTCAAGAATGAGAAATATGACTATCGAGCTAGAAGAAATGGATGGAAAGATATTAAGATGTACTTGACCTAGTAgggtaaaaaaatgtcacaagCTTATTACTTTCATATAGAGTAAAGCTTGAAATATTGCATACTAGAATAAAGAAGTGCGTCACATGGTGTGGGACTGCATTCTACATCATAAATTTTATGCATGTTCTTGTACTTTGAAATAGGTTTTagtgttgtttttatgaaatcaCAGACGTTCTTTTTGTTCAATGTAGTTGGACACACTTTTATCTTTATGAGTAGTTGGGGTGGTCACTGTCTGAATGTTTCGCAAGGCaaacatctttaaatatattcttCTGCTGCCGTTTTCCTCCCCACCCAggaacaaaagaagaaatgggCAGTGGAAGGGATTTTTACACTAGTAAAGTCAACCAGAGCTTTTTTGACAAAGAATAGCTACGCTCGGCCATTGCAGAGGTTTCTGTTAAAAACTAAGAGAGACTCGGTGACGTGAGATGAGTTAAACTACACATGAATGTTGTTAAGCGTGTTTTTGTTTCTCCTGAATGTTTATCTGTGGTCAGGTCACTGCCTGACACAGAATGCATATGGCTGCAAGTTTCTTTGATAAATGTCACATCATTCAACACGTCTGACGCTGGCTTTCAATTCCCtgctaataaataaacatggtgGATCTTTCCTCAGGAAGGTGAGGCTGAGCTTTGGCCTCGTAGCTAAGAAACCTGGCAGTACAAGGTCCTAGTTACTTGATTCCAAGTAGGCTGAAATATAACTACTAAATTAGGTATTATGCATGTACAAGCGCACACAAAAACGCATGCTGCAAAACACAATTGTAGGGGTTTATGCAATGTTAAATTTCagttatgtaaatgtttgttccATTGCTACCGTGACTCTTTATCGCTGCCCTCATTTCCCATTCTACACCACACTGGGCGGCTTGCCCGAGCCCTACTACAGGAAGCATGTTGAGTCTATTGTTGGTGCTCTGAGTTTCCCTGACACTTTAACCGTTTCCTGTATTGCGCTGGCTGTCAGGTATCTGACTAAATGCACACAGCCGCCCGGAAATAATCATTACTGTCGGAATAGGAGGGCCGCTGTCGTTGTGCGTGACTGTGTTTCCTTGTTTTCATAGACTGCAGGTTTTAAAGCATTGGATTATAAGACTATATCGAACTCTTTTACACTGACATGTGTGCATGCTTGTGAGCATGTGTTTGGCAGGGGCCTGTTAAAGGCGTTCTCAACTCTCACTTTTACAACTTGGGCTGTTGGGCGCTTGGCTCTAGAGGTGTCTCCGAGCCCATTAGATGGTAACTTTCATAAAGGCAGCCAACTTTATTGGTCTGTGTCAGGCAGGCTGTTGTTTTCCACATGTTCCCTTCATTTGGGTTTTAACAAGCCGGTCTTCAAATAGTGGAGGATTACGTGCTGGAAGATTTCGCCCTGAAATGGGAGCCCCCGTCCAGGAACATGCGATAATTATAATGACGGTTATTAAATAgatgaaagtaaataaataataatggcaGGTTCAGGTTAATGGGGACTTAAAGCTCAAGCTGTTCCTGCTAGATTGCACCCTACAGCCACATTGTTCAGTTTCTTTGTTGCCTAGGCTGTCAGAAGGCAACAAGACGTTTTGAATAACCGGTGTATTAATGAAATACATGTCTGCTTTCATATGTACTCGTCCTTCAGGGATATATGATTCACATGTTTTTTCTAATGGGTACCCAGGAGAGTATTTTGAAAGGAGGACGTCTGCAGGattttggtgtttttatttACTCCCCTACGTTTCTTCTTCAGGCACTGTGAAGCTTGACACTGAAAACTAGCGTCTTGATTATAGGCTTGTGATCCAAACGCCCTCGTTGAGACTCTGCTGGATCATTGCATCATTTCCTGTTAAGTCTTACTGTAGCGCTGTAGAAATAACAGCCACAACAGACACACGAGGACtgagatgttttcatttttcccctggtttatttttaatttttcaagCAAGTACTTTTGTTTCAAGGacgtaaattatattattttagatgtaaacatacatttacaggGTGAGCAACTTGCATGTAATTTTGCTGACACTTTTGTAGCAGGCAGCAATGAGACGCAGCTGGCCCGTTCATGAAGGTGTGAACTCGACATCTTTAAGGATCCGAGCGCCCATATTCTCTCCTCACCTTATGACCAGCCTCCCATTACACCTTCAAATGTGACTCAGGGTTGCCTGTTCTACCCTTGATTTTAATAGGGTCAAAGCCCAGATGTTTTTACCTGGAGATGACAGTTAAAGCATGAAACACAGCCTCAAGTTTGGCGTGATATTTAAACTTTTGGCTTTACATGTTTTGCTTCTTAAGCAGCACCtgggtttttatttatattgtttttatgtgtctgttttttaacTTGCTGACCTGTCAGTCATTGACTTTACAGGCTGGACTTCATATGtgatgaaagatatttgaagaatgatggtaatCGAACAACTGCGGtttccattgacttctattgtatggacacaaaaccaatgcaagtcaatgggtaccactgtCGTTctattaccaacattcttcaaaatatcttcttttgtgttccgcagaagaaagtcatacaagtttgaaatgaaaagaggaaaagtaaatgatgacagcattttcatttttaggtgaactatccctttaagctagGGTGATGTAAaggctaaaaataaataatattaattcaaGTAACCAAGCAAATATTTTATGACCTTCATGGTAAAATTTAAGTCATAAGTTAATACAAATTTAACTGTAAATATTAGAATTTGATGTACTTTCCTGGCTCCATATGGAGTGCCTTTCAGGTGTGGCATGTTTTGGCCACGCGTGTGGAAATAGAGGCTGAGAGAGAACAGGCgctactgtctctttaagaggCTGGTGCTCGACTCCAAGCCGAGCTGCCTTCAGGCTGGGAGAATGCGGTCAGCAGTACTCATTACTGCCTGAGTACTGCCAGACCTCAGACTCCACGGTGACGGCGAGCCAGAATCAAGCACACATGTAGGAGCACGACGAGGCTCCGAAGCTCCGTCTCCCCAAGCCAAGGAAAAACACTGAGAGGGGAAAATGTGTTCAGTGGCTTCATGCCGTCAGTGAATCACTGAGAGGTTCTTTAGAAGAGATCTGCTCTGATTTAGTAACCCTCCTGGCTCGAAATCAGCTTTATTTGTTCCGATAACATTCCTGAGTTCTGTGGTTGTTTGTGTTGGAACTGTTGTGGTTGCGGGAATTCTGCTTGTTCTTATCTGTTCAGCTGTTAGGACGTGTAGGTCTCAACACATCATAACAGATTTACCTGCCTTAAAGATTCTTAAAACGGCCCTAACACACAGCAATcaattaatcttgagtacctattgagcagtattgcatacgtcgtatcttcgaaaAGTATTTAgattgatcacatttataaatgatagaTACAGCGGTACGgttacttccgaaatcatacgccgtgtgcgggggggaggggtaggctgaactaaagcacattgtcaacaaaacacagacatcagtttcactcaccacatgaggttcatgtccggcatcttttagcgctgggacggctccatatttcagtttcaaacgatctctaaatctagcgttatatccacagtttataaaacattcatcactcaaatgcagtgaaaaacaaacacctgaacttcgagaacgtatgctctctctctaactcctgcaaacaagtgaaagtgacgtctgcgcatgctccttctacTGCACTCCATGCTGCCGcgtaaaaaaattgttacaaaactgttttatttgttcGAAGAACACTTTCAGAAACCTTTACGATCACTGGGGGaatgtatcgagcacagaaatactacgttatATACCCAACtagtttttttgacaagttgaccattaGAAGCATTAGAAGACAGCACGTCTAACATAGTAAAGCACCCCTTTAAAAACAGCCCGTGTTCTGGCTTCGTCGTTCACATTCCTGCAATTTACAGGCCTCTCGCTGAGCTAATGAGAATGGAAATAGCAGGGCTTTGTGAGGGATACAAACCTGAGGACTCGCAGAAGGTTtcgtctgtttttcttttccctGTCTCTCGTCCGTGATGTTTATGTTACCGGCTTCCACCTCCATTATCGCGCCGGGCCCTGTTTGACAGCAAAGGCGCCTGGACTAAACTGTGAGGTGATCAAAGATGTAAGATCAAATGCTTTCGGCATGTATTTTACAATTCACCCGTAATGGGGGCCGTGGGACGCCTTCAAGGCTTCAAGCGCATTTCTCTAATGCAGAAAACCGAATCCTGACACATAAACAGAAGATTTATATCGCAGGAACTATGCACATGAATGGAACGGCCTGACTTTTATGATAAATTACACTAGAGAGGGAaaatcctgtgtgtgtgtgtgtgtgtgtgagagagagagaaaaatagtCACACAAGAGTTCGATGGTGTTCAGGAAACAATAGACTTGAATGTTTTTGATAAATCTTCAGAGCTTAGTCTATCAGCTTGTGTCGGTTGACCCGGTCTTCAACCTCAGATTTACACACAGTAATCCCATCTCTCTCGTTCCTAGTCTGCGCTTTCACTTTCTCTCGTAATCCCACTTCTCAGCATTTCACCCTCGGGCCATCGAGCATAAAGCTATCCTGACAAGTTCTTGTGTAAGCGTCACTCCACAAATTGACTCTGTGTGGAGTaacactttatttgtttttgtcacatGTTCCAGATTTTCTCTCAACATAACTGAATACAGCAACTGCATTGCGAGCCGTGCTTTTGTTCCTGGAGTGAGACTCTTTGTATTTCAGATTGCGTCCAGATGGGTGAATCTTAGAAAACCTGCGTAAAACttgtaatatgtttatatatgattGACACGGCTGTACCCCATTTGTGAAAtgcattgcatttacatttttgcatttgccCGACATTTGTATCCAAAGCAACCTTCAGTGCATTTAGGATATACATTGTAAACCAATTTAGTGTTTCTGAGATCGTAGAACAAGCTTTTTAATCCTCGCCCTCATGTGCAAAGTCTTTATTTTTCCCGAGGCTTATATCATCCCTTACGGTTTAAAGCTTCTTGGCTCCTTGCTGCTTTGTTATCAGGCTGTATATCAGTTTAGTGGTCTCCACCCCAGCTGATACGGCTAGAGGTGTCGCTGCTGTATAAATGTGCCGATACCAGCTAGGATCTCCCAACTATATTGAGTTTGTCCTTTATACACCTGCCCATCTAGACTATTATTCTGAACCCTTGAGATGAGTCTGAAAATAGAGGCCTCTCCTCTCATTTCCGTCTGATGTTTATGTTAAATGTCACAGAGATGTAGGGTAGACCTAAAGGAATCTCAGACCCGGGGCAAATCGGAGGCACAGCTCTCGTAATGAGATCCTAGACGTGGAATGTTGTGTTTCGCTAAACGGCAGCATGCCTGTTTTACTGCGGGCTTATTTTGATGGGGTTTATTCCTCCAGAAGGCCTGCCCTGACCTGCAGAATGAGCAGAAGAGCTTTAAGAGGAAGCACCCGTAGCAATTCTCAACACATGAGTCTTTGTGCTCAGGGCTGTAGGCACCCTGCCTGTCTACATCAAACACACTCGGACGGATCAGGTTACCTCGTTGAGAAATTGccatgtctctctttctttttttgtcctaGTTTTAATCCTTGTCTATCTGTTATACTCGCTGGCTGTTGTGATAAGCatcctgcatgtgtgtgtatagactgtttcatcggaCACGTGTGCTTGACCCCCAGTTtacttctggtttgtgtttggctagtttcttataatataactattcatattttaatttatttatgttaataatttgtattattatcttactgtataataattgtattaaataaacgattttgttgtatgttcattttattaaataacaatgtgttgaatgggtcctgtagtttggtcgcatttaaagaaaccatatGGTACATATGGTGATCTTGCGGTTGAGCTTGGTCTCAAAATATTAGAGAGTCAAGTTTTGCCAAGTAACTGTTCTTCTCAGTTTCTTGTGATTGTTATCGGAAATAATCAACAGGCActctgttgtttgtgaatgtgtacaggAAGTCACAAAAGtacgcatgcgcagtaacatttctttgttgttgaGATGAAAGCGTCtatatgtttatgtgtatatatgtatagtCAGTACCCATGTAAAGTgtaaaaggtccagtgtttgaaatttagtggcatctagtggtgagattgcaaattgcaaccaaaggctcactccaccctttccccctccctttcgaagcaatATGCACACATGCAAACTTAGCTAAAGGTTataaaatcataacgcttccTTTTGGACAAGCATTCAGACATCAGTCAGCTtcaaacaatatgtttttgctcctacaatttacacattcataaatatctacatactacatcaacaatgtttggCATCAAgggaatgatcatgacagaaagacagttcTGTACTGGactttaactgtgagcagctgATGTAAATTAACCAGAAAATGATATCGGCTTTAATCTATCGGCCTAAAGTTtattattggccgataccgataacatttaaaatgaccatttatcagccgataccgatatgggcgataatttatcgtgcatccctattctgaagacatagttatggatattatattgcaattctgACCTATTGCAATAGACCTTTCAAAACAATTACACACAGGACCTTTAATACAGTTATATGAATCAACATCTGTCCTAAAGGCAGTCACATTAATAACTGCCATGTCTATTCCTACTTTCTAGGTGGGCAAAACCCTGACTACGTGCTCCACGGCACTGGTGTCAAGCCTGGGTCGGATCCAAAGAAATCACAGTCAGGTGACGGATCCACGGTGGCCCCCGAGGACGCAGCACGTTTCCTTAGCTGCTACTGCTCGGGCCACTGTCCTGAAGATGCGACGAACAACACCTGCGAGTGAGTGAACACACACGTTACACCTGTGCAAACCTGCACTTCCTCTAGCTGCTCAGCTCAGAACACTGATTTAATGGTCTTTTTGTCTCCACAAAGGACAAACGGCCAGTGTTTTGCCATCATAGAGGAGGACGAAAACGGCGAAGTTGTCCTCACCTCAGGCTGCATGAGATACGAGGGCTCGCACTTTCAGTGCAAGGTAATGCATGAACACAGGAGTCCAGAAACATAAGTGCATAACAGTGGATGTTGTTGATCTAAACAGTTGTGATGAACTGCAGCATGTGGTTATTTTTTTCAGGACTCTCCGAATGCACAGCCCAGACGGACCATCGAGTGCTGTTCCACTGATTTTTGTAACAGAGATCTTCAGCCCACACTTCCACCAGTTGTACCTAGTAAGTTGCACATCTGTTTATCCATCCAACGCCCTTAATACACTCTTTTGAGTGTGTTTATAGTTTAAATCCCTCGCTCATTTCAGTGTCTGTGTTCTCTCATTGTCTCAGAGCCCCCTTTGTGGAATGCCCACTTGCTGGCCTTTCTAGTCTCTGTGATTGTGTGCTGCTTTACTCTGGTCACAATAACCGTGGTGTGTTACTACAGGTGAGACGTTATTAAATGACTTGTTCAgctgttgaaataaaaaaaaaggtgcACTTAAGACACTGTTAATAATTAACCAGCATACGGATATATGCTCGTCTACTTTAGATAGTCGTGTTAATTTGGCACCTCTTTTAGTTTACTGATATACATCGATTTGTAGGTCTTATTAATAAGTGACTAAGGCCTTGTTGGACTGATAATGTAATGTGATATATTGTGATGAATATTGTGGTGACTTAAAGCTCTGTGTGTCGGTTTGCACAGGTATAAGCTGCAGACAGGACGGAGACGGTACCTGGAGCCGGATGAGGCCTTCATCCCTGAGACAGAATCTATTAAAGAACTCATTAGTCAGTCCAGCACTGGCTCTGGTTCAGGGCTCCCCCTGCTGGTGAGACACTGTTTCTGAACATGCTTTTTTTACAGCTAACATAAAAACGCATAAAGTTCACCTGATTTTCTTAATGCCTGGGTTTGTTGTTAAAAATTTTGAAAGCAATCGTTTCAGGAATACTGTTGTTACTTTCCTTTTtatctgaaatgttttagtCTCATTTTACGTTGACGTTACAATATTAGCATTTAGCCAAATTGGTACCGCGCTGCCAAACTCACTCAAACTTTAGTCTGGCTCTTTTGTGATATGTATCAGCAACATTTCACCATGTCATCAGTTCCAATAACGTTTCAGTGTTCATGGGAAATTTGGAAATATCAAAGACCAGAAACTCTATAAAATATGATGCATGGTCGTCCAAATCTCTCACTTCACAGGTCCAGCGCACTATAGCAAAACAGATTCAGATGGTACGTCAGATTGGAAAAGGGCGGTATGGAGAGGTGTGGCTCGGCCGCTGGAGAGGAGAAAAAGTGGCAGTGAAAGTGTTTTTCACCCGCGAGGAGGCCAGTTGGTTCAGAGAGACGGAGATTTACCAAACTGTGCTCATGAGACACGAGAACATACTGGGTAGGTACCGTAGGGTCCTGGATTGAGCTTATTTTACATCTCTAAGAAAACTGCATTGATTTAGTACTGCCTGTCTATTAAATATTCACTTATTCTTATTCTTCCTGACTTCCTCCAGGTTTCATCGCTGCAGATATTAAGGGAACAGGAGCATTCACTCAGCTCTTCCTCATCACAGACTACCATGAAAACGGATCTCTCTACGACTATCTGAAATACACCACCCTGGACACGCAGGCTCTGCTGAGACTGGCGTACTCGGCGGCATGCGGCCTGTGTCACCTGCACACGGAGATCTACGGCACGCAGGGCAAGCCTGCCATCGCTCACAGAGACCTAAAGAGCAAAAACATACTCATAAAGAAGAACGGGACCTGCTGCATCGCTGATTTGGGCCTGGCTGTGAAATACAACAGGTATGTTGTCATCTTTTATCTGTAAAAAGCTTTAAAGTTCATGCAATTGCtttctaaaaatataacaaaatgtttatttttcttatagtGATACCAATGAAGTAGACATTCCTCTGAGTACAAGGATGGGTACAAGGCGATACATGGCACCAGAGGTCCTGGATCAGACCCTGAACAAGAACCAGTTCCAAGCGTACTTAATGGCCGATATTTACAGTTACGGCCTCGTTGTTTGGGAGATGGGCCGGCGATGCGTGACAGGAGGTACGTTGTGGGAGTTACTGCgtgtatgcatttaaaaaatgtctgaatttttctgtaaatttaagATGTGCTTGTTTTAATACTGCATTTTGGTGTGTGCAGGTATTGTTGAGGAGTATCAGATACCATATTGGGACATGGTACCTTCAGAACCGTCCTATGAAGATATGAGGGAGGTGGTGTGCGTGAAAGGCTTGCGACCAGTGGTGTCTAATCGCTGGAACAGTGATGAGGTAAGGGTTTACATTTTGGTTGCTGTTTTTGAAGACCTTCTTTCCTGTGTCAACATATTGTTTTACTGTAAAgagcttttttgtttttgctcgtttattattcttattttattggACACCCATTATTTTTTCATGGAGTCTGAGTCTCTAACTATCACATCTTTGAATAATTGCATTTAATAGTTGataataatgtgtaaaatgtatcCTAGAAACATCAATCTCTTTCCTTTATCACCACACAGTGTTCACGGGCCATGCTAAAACTCATGTCTGAGTGCTGGGCCCACAATCCAGCCTCTCGCCTCACAGCTCTTCGAGTCAAGAAAACGCTCGCCAAGATGGTTGAATCACAGGATATCAAAATATGAGCTGTTCTCCCTCCAATCTCAGTTCCTAAACCGACCAGGGGAGACGCTGCTGAGCAGAACATCTTCCTCCATGCCTGACTGTGATTTCTCATTTTGTTATGCTCTTAGTGTCCTTTAGCACCCTCTGCTGGACGCTACGTGCCATAACGCATCCATGAAGAAGTAAGGACTCCGTCACCTGTCCTGCTTTTCAAGGAATCATCGCATCATCCCTGTTTCCACCAATAATATCCTTCTGTTCCACAGACATTCAATAATGAATTGGGAGAGAAACAATAAGCATATGGTGCTTTCCATGAAAGCCGTTTTAAAGGAAACGTCTGTATGCGAGATATAAGACATGATGGCACTGTTTGCCATTGGAGAGAGGTAGCAGAGCCACGTTTCAGGAGTATTTGGGAGAAGACCGAGGTCTGACACCTCTCTGTTTCACTGGGAGGTGCACACATTTGGGTGATATTTTGATCACAGCCCAGTTATATGCTAGCTAGCGTTGCAAAACTGGCACTCTGCATTTGGACCATGTGCAATGTTGCTGACAAATCTTTGAGAGATTGCATCTTATGTAATGACAATTCCATCCATCCAATCACGAACCGGCTTG includes:
- the bmpr1ab gene encoding bone morphogenetic protein receptor, type IAb — protein: MKSNSVFFLSILGAGVLISLQVEGGQNPDYVLHGTGVKPGSDPKKSQSGDGSTVAPEDAARFLSCYCSGHCPEDATNNTCETNGQCFAIIEEDENGEVVLTSGCMRYEGSHFQCKDSPNAQPRRTIECCSTDFCNRDLQPTLPPVVPKPPLWNAHLLAFLVSVIVCCFTLVTITVVCYYRYKLQTGRRRYLEPDEAFIPETESIKELISQSSTGSGSGLPLLVQRTIAKQIQMVRQIGKGRYGEVWLGRWRGEKVAVKVFFTREEASWFRETEIYQTVLMRHENILGFIAADIKGTGAFTQLFLITDYHENGSLYDYLKYTTLDTQALLRLAYSAACGLCHLHTEIYGTQGKPAIAHRDLKSKNILIKKNGTCCIADLGLAVKYNSDTNEVDIPLSTRMGTRRYMAPEVLDQTLNKNQFQAYLMADIYSYGLVVWEMGRRCVTGGIVEEYQIPYWDMVPSEPSYEDMREVVCVKGLRPVVSNRWNSDECSRAMLKLMSECWAHNPASRLTALRVKKTLAKMVESQDIKI